A single genomic interval of Sebastes umbrosus isolate fSebUmb1 chromosome 9, fSebUmb1.pri, whole genome shotgun sequence harbors:
- the si:rp71-1d10.5 gene encoding transmembrane protein 216, translating into MAPGSQPILSSTPLQVLFYLNSWYFAAFYLAEILMFIYKGILLPYPTDNLVLDVVLLVLFLGLETLRIFYGWKGNLCERSLASCASLFILFPCTALAVYFLLLQTFVLRLEFILCAVLLCFYGLEFLLGLLSVSAFSRSKVY; encoded by the exons ATGGCGCCCG GGAGCCAACCAATC CTTTCGTCCACTCCTCTGCAGGTCCTCTTCTACCTCAACAGCTGGTACTTTGCTGCCTTCTACCTGGCAGAGATCCTCATGTTCATCTATAAAG GGATTTTACTGCCCTACCCGACAGATAACCTGGTCCTTGAtgtggtgctgctggtgctgtTCCTCGGTCTGGAGACGCTCAGGATCTTTTACG GTTGGAAGGGTAACCTGTGCGAGCGCTCTCTGGCGTCCTGCGCGTCGCTCTTCATCCTGTTCCCCTGTACGGCGCTGGCCGTTtacttcctgctgctgcagacctTCGTCCTGCGGCTGGAGTTCATCCTCTGCGCCGTCCTGCTCTGCTTCTACGGCCTCGAGTTCCTGCTCGGACTCCTCTCCGTATCGGCTTTCTCCAG GTCCAAAgtgtactga
- the LOC119494895 gene encoding transmembrane emp24 domain-containing protein 9-like, whose translation MKMASVSLLTVLLLNVFYSFSSSLHFHLRDTERTCFIEEIPDDTVLTGHYWTQLYDEQKDEYLPAPQDIRIDVRAIDPDYKVILSRSNGSEGFFKFTSRSPGEHQICLQSNSPQRPLPAGGKLAVHLDIRVGERTNNYNEIAAKEKLTELQLRVRQLMEQVEQILQGQNYHRLREIDFREVDHNTNMWIFWWPVVRSLYVVLFIIWHTKSW comes from the exons ATGAAGATGGCGTCAGTCAGCTTGTTGACAGTTTTACTTCTGAACGTTTTCTACAGTTTCAGCTCTTCTTTACACTTTCACCTCCGAGACACCGAGAGGACATGCTTCATAGAGGAGATCCCGGACGACACGGTGCTCACAG gtcACTACTGGACTCAGCTGTATGATGAACAGAAAGACGAGTACCTGCCGGCCCCTCAGGACATCAGGATAGATGTTAGAGCCATAGATCCTGATTACAAG GTAATTCTGTCTCGGTCTAACGGCTCAGAGGGATTCTTCAAATTCACATCACGGAGTCCAGGAGAACACCAAATCTGCCTGCAGTCCAACTCCCCACAGCGTCCCCTGCCTGCTGGAGGCAAGCTG GCTGTTCACCTGGACATCAGAGTGGGCGAACGCACAAACAACTACAATGAGATCGCTGCTAAAGAAAAACTGACGGAGCTGCAGCTGAGAGTCCGACAGCTGATGGAGCAGGTCGAACAGATCCTGCAAGGACAGAACTACCACAGG TTGAGGGAGATAGATTTCCGTGAGGTCGACCACAACACCAACATGTGGATCTTCTGGTGGCCCGTCGTCCGCTCGCTCTACGTGGTGCTCTTCATCATCTGGCACACCAAGTCCTG Gtga